One window of the Lactococcus lactis genome contains the following:
- a CDS encoding DegV family protein translates to MKLAVITDSSADFAEKYKTYENLFVLDIPISIDGVDYDLQKISHEEWYDLMAEAQEVPKTSQPRVAELDRLLKDLEKQGYTHVLGLFLPAAISGFYQNIFYLQSEYEQMKVVFPETFITSSPLGYMVETVLDLAEAGVEFEEIIAKFEEQRDGDRAYMLVDDLHWLAKGGRLSNGAAVLGTLLNIKPVLTFSTEGKVEVFEKVRTVKKTMSRMKELLLKDAKDPLAYKVYVIHTRAEDRAQELYDYALSQGFDDVEIVTFGPVIATHLGLNTVAYGISPKK, encoded by the coding sequence ATGAAATTAGCTGTTATTACTGACTCTTCGGCAGATTTTGCTGAAAAATATAAAACTTACGAAAATCTTTTTGTCTTAGATATTCCAATTTCCATTGATGGAGTGGATTATGATTTGCAAAAAATTTCTCATGAAGAATGGTACGATCTTATGGCGGAGGCCCAAGAAGTACCTAAAACTTCGCAACCTAGAGTTGCTGAACTTGATAGACTTTTAAAAGACTTAGAAAAACAAGGGTATACTCATGTTTTAGGTCTGTTTTTGCCAGCAGCAATTTCTGGATTTTACCAAAATATTTTTTACTTACAAAGTGAATATGAGCAAATGAAAGTAGTATTTCCTGAAACTTTTATTACCTCAAGTCCGTTGGGCTATATGGTGGAAACAGTATTGGATTTGGCAGAAGCTGGTGTCGAATTTGAAGAAATTATCGCAAAGTTTGAAGAACAAAGAGACGGTGACCGTGCTTATATGCTTGTCGATGATTTACACTGGTTAGCAAAAGGTGGGCGTTTGTCTAATGGTGCGGCTGTGCTTGGGACTTTATTAAATATTAAGCCTGTGCTAACTTTTAGTACTGAAGGTAAGGTTGAAGTTTTTGAAAAAGTTCGGACTGTGAAAAAAACGATGAGCCGGATGAAGGAACTTTTGTTAAAAGATGCCAAAGATCCTTTGGCCTACAAAGTTTATGTTATTCATACTAGAGCTGAAGATCGGGCACAAGAGTTATATGATTATGCTTTATCTCAAGGTTTTGATGATGTGGAAATCGTCACTTTTGGGCCTGTTATCGCAACTCATTTGGGCCTGAATACAGTGGCTTACGGTATTTCACCAAAAAAATAA
- a CDS encoding helix-turn-helix domain-containing protein, with product MIEELEEFANNPNREIAALVCQNTSGLLTYSAPYIRIIYVLSGKISLYLDNKKSIYQEGSLILANKWTKIDYQELSDETVIIGFYFKPEYFDDSLLSQIIEEPMLYRFFVESIEKDSEQLSHFCIYQFTILEDTHFYALLLLKQVVKMCYFNNKVTKAAFILLIVELSHHSEEYLILKDSNISSSVLIKEILSYIENNIRTASLEELSTKFYFHPNYLSSLIKHQTGLSYSTWLTTYRIKHAKNYLTQTNLSIQEILGKIGYSDKTYFFKLFKTQVGMTPGEYRKQNKIIF from the coding sequence ATGATTGAAGAACTAGAAGAATTTGCGAATAATCCAAATCGGGAAATTGCAGCTTTAGTTTGTCAAAATACTTCAGGTTTATTAACCTATTCTGCTCCTTACATTAGAATTATTTATGTTCTGTCAGGTAAAATATCACTTTACCTAGATAACAAGAAATCAATTTATCAAGAAGGAAGTCTTATTCTGGCTAATAAATGGACAAAAATTGATTATCAAGAGTTATCAGATGAGACAGTCATCATTGGTTTTTATTTTAAACCCGAATATTTTGATGATTCTCTCCTCAGCCAAATCATTGAAGAACCGATGCTTTATCGCTTCTTTGTTGAAAGTATTGAAAAAGATAGTGAGCAATTAAGTCACTTCTGTATCTATCAATTCACAATCCTTGAGGATACACACTTTTACGCCTTACTCCTTTTAAAACAAGTTGTAAAAATGTGTTACTTTAATAATAAAGTTACAAAAGCTGCCTTTATTTTATTGATTGTTGAATTAAGTCATCACTCTGAAGAGTATTTAATCCTTAAAGATTCCAATATTTCCTCTAGTGTGCTTATAAAAGAAATTCTTTCCTACATTGAAAATAATATTCGTACAGCAAGTTTAGAGGAATTATCTACCAAATTTTATTTTCATCCCAATTATCTTTCTTCACTTATCAAGCATCAAACTGGTTTAAGCTATTCCACTTGGCTTACCACTTATCGAATTAAGCACGCTAAAAATTATCTTACTCAAACTAATTTATCTATCCAGGAAATTCTCGGAAAAATCGGATATTCAGACAAGACCTATTTTTTTAAACTTTTTAAAACACAAGTTGGAATGACTCCTGGAGAATATCGAAAACAAAATAAAATTATTTTCTGA
- the rimM gene encoding ribosome maturation factor RimM (Essential for efficient processing of 16S rRNA) gives MEKFYKVGTIVNTQGLQGEVRVMPSTDFAQERFSKGSILALFDDKDNYIQDLKVKSGRPQKNFYVVKFEGFYHINDVEKYKGYIVKIAEENQEDLDDGEFYYHEIIGSDVYENDVLIGQISEILQPGANDVWVVKRKGKRDLLLPYIPPVILNVDVNQHRVDVSIMEGLDD, from the coding sequence ATGGAAAAATTTTACAAGGTAGGAACAATTGTTAACACACAAGGACTTCAAGGAGAGGTTCGCGTGATGCCATCGACAGATTTTGCTCAAGAACGCTTCTCAAAAGGTTCAATTTTGGCACTTTTCGATGATAAGGATAATTATATTCAAGATTTAAAGGTGAAGTCTGGTCGCCCACAAAAGAATTTTTATGTCGTTAAATTTGAAGGATTTTATCATATTAATGATGTTGAAAAGTATAAGGGATATATTGTCAAAATTGCAGAAGAAAACCAAGAGGATTTAGATGATGGAGAATTTTACTATCATGAAATCATTGGCAGTGATGTTTATGAAAATGATGTCCTAATTGGTCAAATTTCTGAAATACTTCAACCAGGGGCTAATGATGTTTGGGTTGTTAAACGTAAAGGAAAACGTGATTTATTATTGCCTTATATTCCGCCAGTTATTTTAAACGTAGATGTGAATCAACACCGAGTGGACGTATCTATTATGGAAGGATTGGATGACTAG
- a CDS encoding DMT family transporter, with translation MTDALKKNVPKVTTIAVAAVIANIIWETPFKLIKVMNNEMKISPEIFGNHYLGQVLATISLRFFIAGIMTLIFAKFIKQNIFNIKKRQWREVIIMGLLSTTAAYFFFNIANVNITSTINSTILAQSTIFFAAILAHFAYKNDKLTPIKVIGLVVGFMGLIISQLTGGVRLSDMFSFSLTGEGFMLIYGLLAALATMLAKRIGSTLNSFVMTGWNLIIGSLGLYIIGFVMGGRLSAINWSVTNGALLIILAAASAIPFSLWYWAAQYGNLGEITVYKFIMPISGSILAVLLGESVTVSLMVGLALVCLSIILINRPPKFEGIKESLRKVDQV, from the coding sequence ATGACAGATGCACTTAAGAAAAATGTACCTAAAGTAACAACTATTGCTGTTGCTGCGGTTATTGCTAACATTATTTGGGAGACCCCTTTTAAACTTATCAAAGTGATGAATAATGAGATGAAAATTTCTCCGGAAATTTTTGGTAATCATTATCTGGGGCAGGTTTTGGCGACAATAAGTCTTCGTTTCTTTATTGCTGGGATCATGACATTGATTTTTGCAAAATTTATCAAACAAAACATATTCAATATTAAAAAGAGACAATGGAGAGAAGTCATTATTATGGGACTTCTATCTACTACAGCAGCTTATTTCTTTTTTAACATTGCAAATGTCAATATTACTTCGACAATAAATTCAACAATTTTAGCTCAATCCACCATATTTTTTGCAGCAATTTTAGCTCATTTTGCCTATAAAAATGATAAATTAACTCCGATTAAGGTGATTGGATTGGTTGTTGGTTTCATGGGGTTAATTATTTCTCAGTTAACTGGTGGGGTACGTTTGAGTGATATGTTTTCATTTTCACTTACAGGAGAGGGCTTTATGTTGATATATGGTTTACTAGCAGCTTTGGCTACAATGCTAGCTAAAAGAATCGGTTCAACTTTAAATTCTTTTGTAATGACTGGTTGGAACTTAATCATTGGTTCGTTAGGCTTATATATAATTGGTTTTGTTATGGGTGGTCGTTTATCTGCAATAAATTGGTCTGTAACTAATGGAGCTTTATTGATAATTTTAGCTGCGGCATCAGCAATTCCATTTAGCTTATGGTATTGGGCTGCTCAATACGGCAATTTAGGGGAGATTACTGTTTATAAATTTATTATGCCAATTTCTGGTAGTATTTTGGCGGTCCTTTTAGGAGAAAGTGTTACCGTTTCCTTAATGGTAGGATTAGCCTTAGTATGCTTATCAATTATCTTAATTAATCGTCCACCTAAATTTGAAGGAATAAAAGAATCATTACGAAAAGTTGATCAAGTATAA
- the rpsP gene encoding 30S ribosomal protein S16 yields the protein MSVKIRLTRMGSKKKPFYRINVADSRAPRDGKFIETVGTYNPLVTEEQVTLKEERVLEWLSKGAQPSDTVRNLLSKAGVMKKFHESKLSK from the coding sequence ATGTCTGTAAAAATTCGTTTGACTCGTATGGGTTCTAAGAAAAAACCTTTCTACCGTATCAATGTTGCTGATTCACGTGCTCCACGTGATGGTAAATTCATCGAAACAGTTGGGACTTATAACCCACTTGTAACCGAAGAACAAGTAACTCTTAAAGAAGAACGCGTATTGGAATGGTTGAGCAAAGGAGCACAACCTTCAGATACAGTTCGTAACCTTCTTTCAAAAGCTGGTGTTATGAAAAAATTCCACGAATCAAAACTTTCTAAATAA
- a CDS encoding DUF1149 family protein, producing the protein MALTIEREQEFVNQFHYDARNYEWEKENGTPETNLNVQFQLVPKEQLEKLGEGDTGIHAVLTYLIVLDNIVLSGFVSQLNYVRGQIIKEQEELEQEELAQLAAPLFELLKRLVYETTEVALDQPGINLEF; encoded by the coding sequence ATGGCTTTAACGATCGAACGAGAACAAGAATTTGTTAACCAATTTCATTATGATGCTCGTAATTATGAATGGGAAAAAGAAAATGGAACACCTGAGACTAATCTAAATGTTCAATTTCAACTTGTTCCCAAAGAACAACTTGAAAAACTTGGTGAAGGTGACACTGGTATTCACGCTGTTTTGACTTACTTGATTGTACTAGATAATATTGTACTTTCTGGTTTTGTGAGTCAATTGAACTATGTACGTGGACAAATTATTAAGGAACAAGAAGAACTTGAACAAGAGGAATTAGCCCAACTTGCGGCGCCTTTGTTTGAACTTCTTAAACGCTTGGTCTATGAAACAACAGAGGTTGCCTTAGACCAGCCTGGAATAAACTTGGAATTTTAA
- a CDS encoding KH domain-containing protein, with amino-acid sequence MQKDVKELVLTIVKPLVTQPDEVSLELIEGEEFMEYHLKVAEGDIGRIIGRQGRIIQAIRTVVYFVPVEGKKVRLLVDQ; translated from the coding sequence ATGCAAAAAGATGTGAAAGAATTAGTTCTAACAATTGTTAAACCATTGGTTACTCAACCAGATGAAGTCTCTTTGGAACTCATTGAGGGTGAGGAATTTATGGAATATCACCTTAAAGTTGCGGAGGGTGATATCGGTCGAATTATCGGACGTCAAGGTCGGATTATTCAAGCAATTCGCACAGTGGTTTACTTTGTTCCTGTAGAAGGAAAAAAAGTTCGACTTCTTGTTGATCAATAA
- a CDS encoding hydroxymethylglutaryl-CoA reductase, degradative produces the protein MRKKFYQMSPKERLDSLNLSEDTQEVLSEMALDTNILNNLIENQISEFELPMGLAQNFVINGKEYIVPMVTEEPSVIAAASNGAKIAESFTAKIDERLMRGQIVFYDVKKPEEIIKKISECKNEIFEQAKLSYPSIIKRGGGLREISSRLFSSEKFISVDFKVDVKDAMGANIINSILEGVAELFRGWFSEEKILFSILSNYATESLVKVSCEISVDALSKKTNGLEIAQKIAVASQYSKIDPYRASTHNKGIMNGINAVILATGNDTRAISAAIHAYAAKEGTYQGLAKWEVHAEKLFGELEIPLPVATVGGGVKVLPKAQAAMEILGITDARELAKVIAAVGLAQNLAALRALVSEGIQQGHMSLQARSLALSVGAKADEIAVISQQLRQEKVMNQEVARRLLNSLRN, from the coding sequence ATGAGAAAAAAATTTTATCAAATGTCGCCCAAAGAGCGACTAGATTCATTGAATCTGTCAGAAGATACTCAGGAAGTTTTGAGTGAAATGGCTTTAGATACAAATATTTTAAACAATCTAATTGAAAATCAAATTTCCGAATTTGAATTGCCAATGGGACTTGCTCAAAATTTTGTCATTAATGGAAAAGAATACATCGTTCCTATGGTTACAGAAGAACCATCAGTTATAGCTGCTGCGAGTAATGGAGCAAAAATAGCGGAAAGTTTTACGGCTAAAATAGATGAACGGTTAATGCGTGGGCAAATTGTATTTTATGACGTAAAGAAACCAGAAGAAATTATTAAGAAAATATCTGAATGCAAAAATGAAATATTTGAACAAGCTAAGCTTTCGTATCCTTCAATTATTAAGCGTGGGGGCGGTTTGAGAGAAATTTCGAGCAGACTTTTTTCAAGTGAGAAATTTATTTCAGTTGATTTCAAAGTGGATGTCAAAGATGCAATGGGTGCCAATATTATTAATTCTATATTAGAAGGTGTCGCAGAACTTTTTCGTGGCTGGTTTTCTGAGGAAAAAATTCTGTTTAGCATCCTTTCAAACTATGCAACTGAATCTTTAGTAAAGGTGAGCTGTGAAATTTCAGTTGATGCTCTTTCAAAAAAAACAAATGGTTTAGAAATTGCTCAAAAAATTGCAGTTGCTTCACAATACTCAAAAATTGATCCTTACCGTGCTAGCACACACAATAAAGGGATTATGAATGGGATTAATGCTGTAATTCTTGCAACAGGAAATGATACGCGAGCTATTTCAGCAGCAATTCATGCTTATGCAGCAAAAGAAGGAACATATCAAGGTTTGGCTAAATGGGAAGTTCATGCCGAAAAGTTATTTGGAGAGTTAGAAATTCCTTTACCTGTGGCGACCGTTGGTGGTGGGGTGAAAGTCTTACCTAAAGCACAAGCGGCAATGGAAATTTTAGGAATCACAGATGCTAGAGAACTGGCCAAAGTTATCGCCGCAGTTGGTTTAGCACAAAATTTAGCAGCTTTGCGCGCACTTGTTTCAGAAGGAATTCAACAAGGACATATGAGCTTACAGGCTCGCTCTTTGGCATTATCCGTGGGTGCAAAAGCAGATGAGATAGCAGTCATAAGTCAGCAACTTCGGCAGGAAAAAGTGATGAATCAAGAAGTAGCTCGCCGTTTATTAAATAGTCTCAGAAACTAA
- a CDS encoding thiolase family protein produces the protein MKEIVIIDALRTPVGRYDGALAEYSAAELGTHVVSNLLSKHENIKSDVEQVIFGNVLQAGNGQNIARQIAIHSGLSNTVPASTINEVCGSGMKAVILAKQLLQLGEAEVVIAGGTESMSNAPIIKNRKTQEETLSMLNDGLVDAFSGISMGIIGETIAEQFDISRADQDAFAQNSQEKAVAASQAGIFKEEIVAIGEVGVDETPRPSSSLEKLATLRTAFKENGTVTAGNSSPVNDGASAVILATKDYAEKHGISYLAELVDSTEVGIDPAIMGVSPIEAIKKLINRSELELSDIDLFEINEAFAASSLAVNRELGLNESQVNIYGGAIALGHAIGSSGSKILTTLSYALKREQKRYGIASLCIGGGLGLAVLLKNPNL, from the coding sequence GTGAAAGAAATTGTAATCATTGACGCCTTAAGAACACCAGTTGGAAGATACGACGGTGCTCTTGCTGAATATTCAGCAGCAGAACTTGGAACACATGTTGTTTCAAACTTATTGTCAAAACATGAAAATATAAAATCAGATGTTGAACAAGTTATTTTTGGGAATGTTCTTCAAGCTGGTAATGGTCAAAATATAGCACGTCAAATTGCGATTCATAGTGGTCTATCTAATACAGTGCCCGCTTCAACAATCAACGAAGTTTGTGGTTCAGGAATGAAAGCAGTGATTTTAGCTAAACAACTTTTACAGCTTGGTGAAGCAGAAGTTGTAATCGCTGGTGGGACAGAATCTATGTCTAATGCCCCAATTATAAAGAATCGAAAAACTCAAGAAGAAACATTAAGTATGTTAAATGATGGCTTAGTTGATGCCTTCTCAGGAATTTCTATGGGGATTATTGGTGAAACTATTGCTGAACAATTTGATATAAGTCGAGCAGACCAAGACGCTTTTGCGCAAAACTCTCAAGAAAAAGCGGTCGCTGCAAGTCAAGCCGGAATTTTTAAAGAAGAGATTGTTGCGATTGGAGAAGTCGGAGTCGACGAAACACCACGTCCTTCTTCTAGTTTAGAAAAATTAGCCACTTTAAGGACAGCTTTCAAAGAAAATGGAACTGTGACAGCAGGTAATTCTTCTCCTGTTAATGATGGAGCTTCAGCTGTCATTCTTGCAACGAAAGACTATGCTGAAAAACATGGGATTTCCTACCTAGCAGAACTAGTTGATAGTACAGAAGTTGGAATCGACCCTGCTATTATGGGAGTTTCACCAATTGAAGCTATCAAAAAATTAATTAATCGTTCAGAGCTTGAACTTTCAGATATTGACCTGTTTGAAATTAATGAAGCATTTGCAGCATCAAGTCTTGCTGTCAATCGTGAACTTGGTTTAAATGAATCACAAGTTAACATTTATGGTGGTGCAATTGCATTAGGTCATGCTATCGGTTCAAGTGGTTCTAAAATTCTCACGACTTTGTCTTATGCCTTAAAACGTGAGCAAAAACGCTATGGAATTGCTAGTCTTTGTATCGGTGGAGGCCTAGGTTTGGCTGTTCTTTTAAAAAATCCTAACCTTTAA
- the trmD gene encoding tRNA (guanosine(37)-N1)-methyltransferase TrmD: MRIDILSIFPEMFGPLNQSIVGKAQDKGILELHTHDFRENATNKQRHVDDMPYGGGQGMLLMPQPIFDTMDKIPQKSEKPARVILLDPAGKKFDQKMAEELSQEEQLIFICGHYEGYDERIKTLVTDEISLGDFVLTGGEVAATVMVDAVVRLIPGVLGKVASHEDDSFSSGLLEYPQYTRPEDFRGMKVPEVLMSGHHENIRKWRLKESLRKTLERRPDLLDKYEPNEEELKMLQLLRENVQDVVE, encoded by the coding sequence ATGAGAATTGATATTTTAAGTATCTTCCCGGAAATGTTTGGCCCACTTAATCAGTCAATCGTAGGTAAAGCTCAAGATAAAGGTATTTTGGAGCTACATACACATGATTTTCGAGAAAATGCAACGAATAAACAACGCCATGTTGATGATATGCCTTATGGTGGTGGTCAAGGGATGTTATTAATGCCACAGCCAATCTTTGACACAATGGATAAAATACCTCAGAAGTCTGAAAAACCTGCGCGTGTTATTCTTTTAGACCCAGCTGGGAAAAAATTTGACCAAAAAATGGCCGAAGAATTATCTCAAGAAGAGCAATTAATTTTTATTTGCGGACATTATGAAGGCTACGATGAACGCATTAAAACATTGGTGACGGATGAAATTTCATTGGGAGATTTTGTTTTAACTGGTGGAGAAGTTGCAGCAACGGTGATGGTTGATGCGGTTGTGCGTTTAATTCCAGGCGTTTTAGGAAAAGTGGCTAGCCATGAAGATGATTCTTTTTCTAGTGGACTTTTAGAATATCCGCAATATACTCGCCCAGAAGATTTTAGAGGTATGAAGGTTCCTGAGGTATTAATGAGTGGTCATCATGAAAATATTCGTAAATGGCGGTTAAAAGAATCTTTGAGAAAAACCTTAGAACGCCGTCCAGATTTATTGGATAAATATGAGCCTAATGAAGAAGAGTTAAAAATGCTACAATTATTGCGTGAAAATGTTCAAGATGTGGTAGAATGA
- the proC gene encoding pyrroline-5-carboxylate reductase codes for MKIGFIGTGNMASAIIKGIIEKEFIKAKNIYLFDVMTDKVTEFSKEIGANVCRSNDELIRSVDVVVLSVKPNIIEKILNETRELIIEKRPLLISIAAGTPIEKLSTFLRSKEEVSIVRVMPNVNAMIGKGAAAVCGNEFASKEQVSYVQNMFQSLGMAWILPEKDFSNFTALAGSSPAYAYLFIDSIARAGVKNGLPKDLATQIAAQAVLGSAAMILESAENPWTLIDRVSSPGGTTVAGLIALEDEGFISTVVKGIDATIIKDIELNSK; via the coding sequence ATGAAAATTGGATTTATTGGAACAGGAAATATGGCGTCAGCAATTATCAAGGGAATTATTGAAAAAGAATTTATTAAAGCTAAAAATATCTATCTCTTTGATGTGATGACTGATAAGGTAACAGAATTTTCAAAGGAAATTGGAGCAAATGTTTGTCGCTCAAATGATGAATTAATTCGATCAGTGGATGTAGTTGTTCTTTCAGTTAAGCCAAATATTATTGAAAAAATATTAAATGAAACTAGAGAGTTAATTATTGAGAAAAGACCCTTGCTTATTTCAATTGCTGCTGGAACGCCAATAGAAAAATTATCAACATTTTTAAGGAGTAAAGAAGAAGTTTCCATCGTTCGAGTTATGCCAAACGTTAATGCCATGATTGGTAAAGGGGCTGCTGCGGTTTGTGGAAATGAATTTGCAAGTAAAGAGCAAGTAAGTTATGTTCAAAATATGTTTCAATCCCTCGGTATGGCTTGGATTTTACCAGAAAAGGATTTTTCAAACTTTACTGCATTAGCTGGAAGCTCTCCTGCCTATGCTTATCTTTTCATTGATAGTATCGCTCGTGCAGGTGTAAAAAATGGACTTCCAAAAGATCTAGCAACTCAAATTGCTGCTCAAGCTGTCTTAGGGAGTGCAGCGATGATTCTTGAGAGTGCTGAAAATCCATGGACCTTGATTGATAGAGTTTCTTCTCCAGGAGGAACAACAGTTGCTGGTTTGATTGCTCTAGAAGATGAGGGATTTATTTCAACTGTTGTTAAAGGAATTGATGCAACTATCATTAAAGACATCGAACTTAATAGTAAATAG
- a CDS encoding alpha/beta hydrolase, with amino-acid sequence MKKQYEIISMKDHYRIRLGIFEPDQKAKAVVQLVHGFGEYTGHYLYLINELVNAGFVCLMHDQRGHGVLAAANPKLQGRARAYESLISDVLEVRKIIGKKYPKLPVYLFGHSMGGNISLNVLLRNIENQKLYQKAVIESPWLALTNPPAVPLQRLAGFLGKISPKIRVRTGLKVEAISHRNDLVDLVTKDGIYHELLSLRLFSQIMEAGRFAQSQAGNLKIPTLLFCGESDQICSPVAIRSFAKNAGKNLELIEIADGYHALHLDTEAENFIERTKDFFLKENF; translated from the coding sequence ATGAAAAAACAGTATGAAATTATTTCAATGAAAGACCATTACCGAATTCGCCTTGGAATTTTTGAGCCAGACCAAAAAGCAAAAGCGGTAGTACAATTAGTTCATGGATTTGGTGAATACACAGGTCATTATCTCTATTTAATTAATGAATTAGTCAATGCTGGTTTTGTTTGCCTAATGCACGATCAGAGAGGACATGGTGTTTTGGCAGCTGCTAATCCAAAACTTCAAGGACGAGCTAGAGCTTACGAGAGCCTAATTAGCGATGTCTTAGAAGTGAGGAAGATAATTGGTAAAAAGTATCCAAAACTACCGGTTTATCTGTTTGGACATAGTATGGGGGGAAATATTTCACTCAATGTTCTTCTAAGAAATATTGAAAATCAAAAACTTTACCAAAAAGCAGTAATTGAATCTCCTTGGCTGGCGCTGACAAACCCACCAGCCGTCCCGCTTCAAAGACTGGCAGGTTTTTTAGGAAAAATAAGTCCAAAAATTCGAGTTCGAACAGGCTTAAAAGTTGAAGCAATTTCTCACCGAAATGATTTAGTAGATTTAGTAACCAAAGATGGAATATATCACGAACTTCTTTCTTTGCGGCTCTTTTCACAGATTATGGAAGCGGGGCGTTTTGCACAAAGTCAGGCTGGAAATTTGAAAATACCAACTTTATTATTCTGTGGTGAATCAGATCAGATTTGTTCGCCCGTGGCCATTCGTTCATTTGCAAAAAATGCTGGGAAAAACTTAGAATTAATAGAGATTGCAGATGGTTACCATGCTCTCCATTTAGATACAGAGGCAGAGAATTTTATTGAAAGAACTAAAGATTTTTTTCTAAAAGAAAATTTTTAA
- the hemH gene encoding ferrochelatase, translated as MDKKKGILLVALGTPCSCEADDVRDYLKEFLGDPLVIQKPRWLWLPILNGIILKVRPQKSAEMYKKIWTDEGSPLMIYTVAQAKQLQDMREDFDVRFAMTYGEPRIDKVIAEMKESGVEEITVLPLYPQYSLTTVEPVIQQVKKIDDKIKVIRDFHKVESYSDLLAESIREKWQANDYDKLVLSYHGIPLSYVTKKKDAYEEQCKETTRLVVSKLGLREEEYEHTYQSKFGPEKWLEPATIDRVAELPKENAKKVLICSPAFVADCLETLFELEIENKEVFVENGGETFDFVHPFNDSLDFTRVLSEVVDQNRL; from the coding sequence ATGGATAAGAAAAAAGGAATCTTATTAGTAGCTTTGGGAACTCCGTGCTCATGTGAAGCAGATGATGTGAGGGATTATTTAAAAGAATTTTTGGGTGACCCTCTTGTTATACAAAAACCAAGATGGCTTTGGTTGCCGATTTTAAATGGAATTATTTTAAAAGTTAGACCGCAAAAATCAGCAGAGATGTATAAAAAAATCTGGACAGATGAAGGTTCCCCTTTGATGATTTACACAGTAGCACAAGCAAAGCAACTACAGGATATGCGCGAAGATTTTGATGTTCGTTTTGCCATGACTTACGGAGAGCCACGCATTGATAAAGTAATCGCTGAGATGAAAGAATCTGGTGTTGAAGAAATTACTGTTCTTCCACTTTACCCTCAATATTCTTTAACAACAGTTGAACCTGTAATTCAACAAGTTAAAAAAATTGATGATAAGATAAAAGTAATTAGAGATTTCCACAAAGTAGAATCTTATAGCGATTTACTTGCAGAGTCTATTAGAGAAAAGTGGCAAGCAAATGACTATGATAAATTGGTCCTTAGCTATCATGGAATTCCCTTGTCCTACGTGACCAAGAAAAAAGATGCTTATGAAGAGCAATGTAAAGAAACAACACGTTTGGTAGTAAGTAAACTTGGTTTGAGGGAAGAAGAATACGAGCATACTTATCAATCAAAATTTGGTCCTGAAAAATGGTTAGAACCTGCGACTATTGATAGAGTTGCTGAACTTCCCAAAGAAAATGCTAAAAAAGTATTGATCTGTTCACCAGCATTCGTTGCAGATTGTTTAGAAACTTTATTTGAATTAGAAATTGAAAATAAAGAAGTATTTGTTGAAAATGGCGGAGAAACATTTGATTTTGTTCATCCTTTTAATGACTCTTTAGACTTTACTAGAGTATTAAGTGAAGTAGTTGACCAAAATAGACTCTGA